A single Pseudalkalibacillus hwajinpoensis DNA region contains:
- a CDS encoding urease subunit beta, with amino-acid sequence MIPGEYKLKSSPIVCNREKKAIEMEVINVGDRPVQIGSHFHFYEVNEALNFDRERAFGMHLNIAAGTAVRFEPGDAKEVTLVAFSGERKVFGLNNKTNGSLDREVDQ; translated from the coding sequence TTGATTCCAGGTGAGTACAAGTTAAAGTCATCTCCCATTGTGTGTAACAGAGAGAAAAAAGCGATTGAAATGGAAGTCATTAACGTCGGAGACAGGCCGGTTCAAATAGGTTCTCATTTTCATTTCTATGAAGTGAATGAAGCGCTAAATTTTGATCGTGAGCGCGCTTTTGGCATGCATTTAAATATTGCTGCAGGTACTGCTGTCCGCTTTGAACCTGGGGATGCTAAAGAAGTCACGCTAGTCGCGTTTTCAGGTGAGCGAAAGGTGTTTGGACTTAATAATAAAACAAACGGTTCGTTAGATAGAGAGGTAGATCAATGA